A window from Aliamphritea hakodatensis encodes these proteins:
- a CDS encoding efflux RND transporter permease subunit, translating into MIHDTRQGWVAWFARNPVAANLLMALILIAGLMSAMNLRVEAFPPLPPNTVTVSVVYESGSAANAEEGLAIKLEEALQGIEGIKKLTSDSDGSGTTVTVERTSGYDLETLYRDVKNRIDSINTLPQAAERPVVSKATYLEDAVSVQLYGDADPATLQEVARRLRKQLLNDPAIERVNTNGNRTPEITIQVDENRLQALGVSIADIAARIQGASLNERGGELFSADGTLVIKADQQAYYQTQFEQILIRQTTGGQRITLADLATVEDGFTQTPVLSRYNGLPAIGLDVKMYTTSDIMQISRQVEQEVASFRSQLPVGIEAVIWNDQSIYIADRLSLLMKNSVMGIGLVMLLLALFLNVRVAFWVGVGLPVIFCGALLLMDARLFNLTLNELTTFGFIIALGIVVDDAVVVGESIYASREKHGATVDATIAGAQRVTIPTVFGVLTTIVAFMALTLVDGEMGKIFSFFAYAAAFCLAFSLLESKLVLPAHLAHLKMQSDQRNPVSRGWGKIQTVMSNGLNYFTRKLYRPLIHQVLAYRYVTVIIAVSLFVLVIGMVPSGKIKAVFFPHIPSNFITVQLELEEDTGFGLVQKQALMIEQAAMQLNRDIQQQYALDEPPVNHLAIWTDASSATLIAGLSGRAGRPLTTQDIANSWQSRIGNLEAVRKLKFITAWEGADDISIEIRSEDNQTLETASQAIETALKNYEGISAIQNTLRAGQGQIDLTLTPAGQAMGLTAQNIANQIQQAFQGFEVQRFQRGRDEMKVKLRYPDNARRHIDNLADARIRTDSGQVLPLDSVASISSRYVASNIYRVNRSRVAVISADVDKFAATPQLILDELDSGLFSQLSRDYPGLEIRLGGEAQEEAETRSSLQGAFLIALVAIYALLAIPLKSYLQPLMIMTAIPFGIVGALIGHWLHDIPLSILSLFGILALSGVVVNDSLLLISRFNEQRAAGMPAHLAMVQAGCSRMRAIFLTSITTYAGLVPLIFETSEQAQFLIPAAIAMGYGILFATLITLILIPALTMIGEDLKPAAKRPSRRKPVAAITAKPQELIS; encoded by the coding sequence ATGATCCATGATACCCGTCAAGGCTGGGTCGCCTGGTTTGCCCGTAACCCGGTGGCGGCTAATCTCCTGATGGCCCTGATACTGATCGCCGGCCTGATGAGTGCGATGAACCTGCGGGTAGAAGCCTTTCCGCCCCTTCCTCCTAATACGGTCACGGTATCGGTTGTCTATGAAAGCGGCTCCGCTGCCAACGCGGAGGAAGGGCTGGCGATCAAGCTGGAAGAAGCTCTGCAGGGCATTGAGGGAATTAAAAAACTCACCAGCGACTCTGACGGTTCCGGTACCACAGTCACGGTTGAACGTACCAGTGGCTACGATCTGGAGACTCTCTACCGGGACGTTAAAAACCGTATCGACAGCATCAATACCCTGCCACAGGCAGCGGAACGTCCGGTGGTCAGTAAAGCCACGTATCTGGAAGACGCTGTCAGCGTTCAGCTCTACGGCGATGCAGACCCGGCTACCTTGCAGGAAGTGGCCCGGCGACTGCGCAAACAACTGCTGAACGACCCGGCCATTGAGCGGGTGAATACCAACGGTAACCGTACGCCTGAGATTACCATTCAGGTGGATGAAAACCGCCTTCAGGCGCTGGGAGTCAGCATAGCCGACATTGCCGCCCGCATTCAGGGCGCCTCTCTGAATGAACGGGGCGGCGAACTGTTCAGCGCCGATGGCACCCTGGTTATCAAGGCCGATCAGCAGGCGTACTATCAGACCCAGTTTGAACAGATACTTATCCGTCAGACGACCGGAGGCCAGCGCATCACACTGGCCGATCTGGCAACCGTCGAAGACGGTTTTACCCAAACACCGGTACTGTCGCGCTACAACGGTCTGCCGGCGATCGGCCTGGATGTAAAGATGTACACCACCTCAGACATCATGCAGATCTCCCGGCAAGTCGAACAAGAAGTGGCCAGCTTTCGCAGCCAGTTACCTGTCGGCATCGAAGCCGTTATCTGGAATGACCAGAGTATTTATATCGCTGACCGTCTCAGCCTGCTGATGAAGAACAGCGTGATGGGGATTGGGCTGGTGATGCTGTTACTGGCCCTGTTTCTTAACGTACGGGTCGCCTTCTGGGTGGGTGTAGGCCTGCCGGTCATCTTCTGCGGCGCACTGTTACTCATGGACGCCCGTCTGTTCAACCTGACCCTGAACGAGTTAACCACCTTCGGGTTTATCATCGCGCTGGGCATCGTGGTTGATGATGCGGTTGTGGTCGGCGAAAGCATTTACGCCTCCCGGGAAAAACACGGGGCGACTGTCGATGCCACGATTGCCGGCGCACAGCGGGTCACCATTCCCACCGTATTCGGCGTGCTGACCACCATTGTCGCCTTTATGGCACTGACCCTGGTTGACGGCGAAATGGGCAAGATATTCAGTTTCTTTGCCTACGCGGCTGCCTTCTGTCTGGCCTTCTCCCTGCTGGAATCAAAACTGGTGCTGCCGGCGCATCTGGCACACCTGAAAATGCAGTCTGATCAGCGCAACCCTGTTAGCCGGGGCTGGGGAAAAATCCAGACGGTCATGAGCAACGGCCTGAATTACTTCACCCGCAAACTGTACCGCCCACTGATACATCAGGTACTGGCATACCGGTACGTGACGGTGATCATCGCGGTCAGCCTGTTTGTGCTGGTCATCGGCATGGTGCCTTCCGGCAAAATCAAAGCCGTCTTCTTTCCACATATCCCCAGTAACTTTATTACTGTCCAGCTGGAGCTGGAAGAAGACACCGGTTTCGGTCTGGTACAGAAACAGGCACTGATGATTGAACAGGCGGCCATGCAACTCAACCGCGATATCCAGCAGCAATACGCGCTGGATGAACCGCCCGTAAACCATCTGGCCATCTGGACCGATGCCAGCAGTGCCACCCTCATAGCCGGGCTCTCAGGACGGGCAGGCAGACCGCTGACCACACAGGACATTGCCAACAGCTGGCAATCCAGAATCGGCAACCTTGAAGCGGTTCGCAAGCTGAAGTTCATCACGGCCTGGGAAGGCGCCGATGACATCAGCATCGAAATCCGCTCAGAAGATAACCAGACACTGGAAACCGCCAGTCAGGCCATTGAAACTGCGCTGAAAAATTACGAAGGCATTTCCGCAATACAGAACACCCTCAGGGCCGGTCAGGGACAAATTGACCTCACGCTGACCCCCGCGGGGCAGGCAATGGGGCTGACAGCGCAGAATATCGCCAACCAGATCCAGCAAGCCTTTCAGGGGTTTGAAGTACAGCGTTTTCAGCGTGGCCGGGACGAAATGAAAGTCAAACTGCGCTACCCGGATAACGCCCGTCGTCACATCGATAATCTGGCGGATGCCAGAATCCGCACCGACAGCGGTCAGGTTTTACCGCTGGACAGCGTTGCCAGCATCAGCAGCCGTTATGTGGCCAGCAATATTTACCGGGTAAACCGCAGCCGGGTCGCGGTTATTTCTGCCGATGTCGACAAATTCGCCGCCACACCACAGCTGATTCTGGATGAATTAGACAGCGGCCTGTTCAGCCAGTTAAGCCGGGATTACCCCGGTCTGGAAATCAGGCTCGGCGGCGAAGCACAGGAAGAAGCGGAAACCCGCAGTTCACTGCAGGGGGCATTTCTCATTGCACTGGTTGCTATCTATGCATTACTGGCAATCCCGCTGAAGTCATACCTGCAACCCCTGATGATCATGACCGCCATTCCGTTTGGCATTGTCGGCGCACTGATCGGCCACTGGCTGCATGACATCCCCCTGAGTATCCTGTCGCTGTTCGGCATTCTGGCGCTGTCCGGCGTAGTGGTAAACGACAGCCTGTTACTGATCAGCCGCTTTAACGAACAGCGTGCCGCCGGTATGCCCGCTCATCTGGCCATGGTACAGGCAGGGTGCAGCCGGATGCGGGCCATATTCCTGACCTCCATAACCACTTATGCCGGGCTCGTACCGCTGATATTTGAAACCTCTGAGCAGGCTCAGTTCCTCATTCCCGCCGCAATCGCCATGGGCTATGGTATTCTGTTCGCAACCCTTATTACCCTGATTTTAATACCGGCACTGACAATGATCGGCGAAGACCTTAAACCGGCCGCCAAACGGCCTTCCCGGAGAAAGCCTGTCGCCGCCATCACCGCCAAACCTCAGGAACTGATTTCATGA
- a CDS encoding tripartite tricarboxylate transporter TctB family protein encodes MLAKRLTALGGLALAVLLLSLGSNVEYGEEAYFFPNLLTYFLFGFALVLLVTDGELLSWLKDIADFLWRWMFGIVGQGNPARWPDVVRLIPMFIIILLYLYFADIVGMYTTSFLAFVLITVIYTPLRPRSRSVLKNTVIGVLFTGVIYLIFSVLLQLQTPSAWLI; translated from the coding sequence ATGTTAGCGAAACGTTTAACCGCACTTGGCGGGCTGGCGCTGGCGGTTCTGTTACTGAGCCTTGGAAGCAACGTTGAATACGGTGAGGAAGCGTATTTCTTTCCGAATTTACTGACCTATTTTCTGTTCGGCTTCGCACTGGTTCTGCTGGTGACCGACGGTGAACTGCTGAGCTGGCTGAAGGATATTGCCGATTTTCTGTGGCGCTGGATGTTCGGCATTGTCGGGCAGGGTAATCCGGCCCGCTGGCCGGATGTAGTCCGGCTGATTCCGATGTTTATCATCATTCTGCTGTACCTGTACTTTGCCGATATTGTCGGTATGTACACCACGTCTTTTCTGGCTTTTGTACTGATTACGGTGATTTATACACCGCTGCGGCCAAGGAGCCGCTCAGTACTGAAGAACACGGTGATAGGCGTGTTGTTTACCGGCGTGATTTATTTGATTTTCTCGGTGCTACTGCAATTGCAGACACCTTCCGCCTGGCTGATTTAG
- a CDS encoding Bug family tripartite tricarboxylate transporter substrate binding protein, with translation MLKKITKTLQTSALAFAVAGSALLPQLAQADAYPERPVSMVVSYSPGGATDFQARIVTMLAGNEDYLGQPMVILNKPGAGGKVGWDFFASKAKKNGYELAAYNVPHFIAQSIVFKTKYNIDNLEPIANWGADPAVLIVGKDSPFNTLEDLMNYAKENPGKVTFSGAGLYVGHHIAYLQFAKASGLKLTYVPHKGGTPAMKSVMGGQVKAGFNNLSDAFRNRDSVKILAVADLERNKEFLPDVPTFMEQGVEVDDSSVNFRGIMARKGTPDEVVDYLAQRVPMMFEDKKTLKKMDSAGSPVRIIPREEVITMWKEREAYLKELLADLKK, from the coding sequence ATGCTGAAAAAGATTACTAAAACCCTGCAAACTTCTGCGCTTGCGTTCGCCGTTGCAGGCAGCGCGCTGCTGCCACAGCTGGCACAGGCGGATGCCTATCCGGAACGTCCGGTGAGTATGGTGGTTTCTTATTCACCGGGTGGGGCAACGGATTTTCAGGCGCGTATCGTGACGATGCTGGCGGGGAATGAAGATTATCTGGGGCAGCCCATGGTTATCCTGAATAAACCCGGTGCCGGCGGTAAAGTTGGCTGGGATTTCTTTGCCTCTAAAGCGAAAAAGAACGGCTATGAACTGGCGGCGTATAACGTACCGCATTTCATTGCCCAGTCGATCGTTTTCAAGACCAAATATAATATCGATAATCTGGAACCAATTGCCAACTGGGGGGCGGACCCGGCGGTACTGATCGTCGGTAAAGACAGCCCGTTTAATACCCTTGAAGACCTGATGAACTATGCGAAGGAAAATCCGGGTAAGGTGACGTTCTCCGGGGCCGGTTTATATGTCGGTCATCACATCGCATATCTGCAGTTTGCCAAGGCATCCGGCCTGAAACTGACCTACGTGCCACATAAAGGAGGCACCCCGGCAATGAAGAGCGTTATGGGTGGCCAGGTGAAGGCCGGCTTCAATAACCTGTCGGATGCGTTCCGTAACCGTGACAGTGTGAAGATTCTGGCAGTGGCTGATCTGGAGCGGAATAAGGAGTTCCTGCCGGATGTACCAACGTTCATGGAACAGGGGGTTGAGGTGGATGATTCCAGCGTTAACTTCCGTGGCATCATGGCCCGTAAAGGTACCCCTGACGAGGTGGTGGATTATCTGGCACAGCGTGTGCCGATGATGTTTGAAGACAAGAAAACCCTCAAAAAAATGGATTCCGCCGGCTCTCCGGTACGGATCATTCCCCGTGAAGAGGTCATCACCATGTGGAAAGAGCGTGAGGCCTATCTGAAAGAGCTGTTAGCCGATCTGAAAAAGTAA
- a CDS encoding efflux RND transporter periplasmic adaptor subunit gives MTIKLLPKKLIITLLSVAGLGGACLYTAAAIDNQPSAEQFEETVTAPRVTVLELTPGSFTARINGFGEVTSTDELSLSSQISGRVVWRNPDFTDGRQIRKGEILLRLDDTDYQTALAQAQQNLADANLALQQEKHQSSQAKKDWQRAGLTTQPSDLLLRKPQLAAARARYRAASAAVTQARNNLAHTELKAPFNGVVSARNVSVGSYLQPGSELAKLRASDRAEVRIGLTASQWQQLPEDPATASVRLFSKDQQTRWEAQVLQLADAVSPTTRLRELIISVEQPLEKDTPLLTGDFVAISITGRQQANLFAIPAAALSAAGYIWYVEDNLLKHSARKAIFSKDNQLFIPRGDLPASLQLVRKPLASYLPNMQVSPVTEQQTLATTEISQ, from the coding sequence GTGACAATTAAGTTATTACCGAAAAAACTCATCATCACCCTGCTGTCTGTCGCCGGGCTCGGAGGTGCATGCCTGTATACCGCAGCAGCCATCGACAATCAGCCTTCAGCGGAACAGTTTGAAGAGACTGTAACCGCCCCCAGAGTCACTGTTCTTGAACTGACACCCGGCAGCTTTACCGCCCGGATTAACGGCTTTGGTGAGGTCACCAGCACCGATGAACTGAGCCTGAGCAGTCAGATCAGCGGCCGGGTAGTCTGGCGTAATCCGGATTTCACTGATGGCCGGCAAATCCGGAAAGGTGAGATTCTGTTACGGCTGGATGATACCGACTATCAGACCGCACTGGCACAGGCACAGCAAAACCTTGCCGATGCTAACCTCGCCCTGCAGCAGGAAAAACACCAGAGCAGCCAGGCAAAGAAAGACTGGCAGCGCGCCGGCCTGACTACCCAACCCAGCGATCTGTTACTGCGTAAGCCTCAGCTGGCTGCCGCACGGGCCCGTTACCGGGCAGCCAGCGCAGCAGTAACCCAGGCCCGCAATAACCTTGCCCATACGGAACTGAAAGCACCTTTTAACGGGGTAGTATCTGCCCGCAATGTCAGTGTTGGCAGCTACCTGCAGCCGGGCAGTGAACTGGCAAAACTGCGCGCCAGCGACCGTGCCGAAGTACGCATCGGTCTGACCGCCAGCCAGTGGCAACAGCTGCCGGAAGACCCGGCCACCGCCAGTGTAAGGCTGTTCAGTAAAGACCAGCAGACCCGTTGGGAAGCACAGGTTCTCCAACTCGCTGATGCTGTCAGCCCGACAACCCGTTTACGTGAACTGATTATCAGCGTTGAACAGCCTCTGGAGAAAGATACCCCCTTGCTGACAGGTGACTTTGTCGCCATCAGCATCACCGGCAGGCAGCAGGCAAACCTCTTTGCCATACCCGCCGCAGCCCTGAGCGCTGCCGGCTATATCTGGTACGTAGAGGATAATTTACTGAAACACAGCGCCCGCAAAGCCATCTTCAGCAAAGATAATCAGCTGTTTATCCCCCGGGGAGACCTACCCGCGTCACTGCAACTGGTGCGTAAACCGCTGGCCAGCTACTTACCGAATATGCAGGTCAGCCCGGTCACTGAACAGCAGACGCTGGCCACAACGGAGATCAGCCAATGA
- a CDS encoding universal stress protein, whose amino-acid sequence MYKKICVAVDGSEMSLQAVTAAAEIATAFSADLLLLHVIRPMKIPTELERYIKSDDLAKLRSSALEEVGKEIMTKALDVASQQGAEHVTAKVAKGDPAGTIIKQATKFEADLIVVGTRGLGKVEGALIGSISRKIADISSTSMLIVK is encoded by the coding sequence ATGTATAAAAAAATATGCGTCGCAGTAGACGGATCGGAAATGTCACTTCAGGCAGTGACCGCGGCGGCTGAAATTGCCACCGCTTTCAGCGCTGATTTGCTGTTATTGCATGTCATCCGGCCAATGAAAATTCCCACGGAACTGGAACGCTACATAAAGAGTGATGATCTGGCCAAGCTGCGCTCTTCCGCGTTGGAAGAGGTAGGTAAAGAAATTATGACCAAAGCGCTGGATGTGGCCAGTCAGCAGGGGGCTGAGCATGTAACCGCTAAAGTGGCAAAGGGTGATCCGGCCGGCACGATTATCAAGCAGGCAACGAAGTTTGAGGCCGATCTGATAGTGGTAGGCACCCGGGGGTTGGGTAAGGTGGAAGGCGCACTGATCGGCAGTATTTCCAGAAAAATAGCTGATATTTCATCAACCAGCATGCTGATAGTTAAGTAA
- a CDS encoding GntR family transcriptional regulator yields MSAQHIPLYKRVEQHILNDIDGGRLVPGDLIPSEPQLAAQLDVSQGTVKKAIDNLVNEKRLFRHQGKGTYVSTIDFNNSLFRFFSYGDGTGKGVRIHKEAGERALRSAPKHICQQLGYPADSELLYIQRQGYIQELPILVEHCWWCPDVLPGLEKGDVHIPDLMYAMVVEKYKVPVVRAEETLTADIADKQTAQILGIPEKSPVVVLVRHTYSRNNKMIEYRKTVGRADKFSYKAEIR; encoded by the coding sequence ATGAGTGCCCAGCACATCCCTCTGTACAAGCGTGTTGAACAGCATATTCTCAATGACATTGATGGTGGCCGTCTGGTCCCGGGTGATCTGATCCCTTCTGAGCCTCAGTTAGCTGCTCAGCTGGACGTCAGCCAGGGAACCGTAAAGAAGGCAATCGACAATCTGGTGAATGAAAAACGGCTGTTCCGACATCAGGGAAAGGGGACCTACGTATCAACCATTGATTTTAATAACAGCCTGTTCCGGTTCTTTTCCTATGGTGACGGTACCGGGAAAGGGGTACGGATTCATAAGGAAGCAGGGGAGCGGGCGCTGCGTTCTGCGCCGAAACATATCTGTCAGCAGCTGGGGTATCCGGCGGACAGTGAATTACTTTACATCCAGCGTCAGGGTTATATTCAGGAATTACCGATTCTGGTGGAGCATTGCTGGTGGTGTCCGGATGTCCTGCCCGGGCTGGAAAAGGGGGATGTGCATATTCCCGATCTGATGTATGCCATGGTGGTGGAAAAGTATAAAGTGCCGGTGGTGCGGGCTGAGGAAACCCTTACTGCCGATATTGCCGATAAGCAGACAGCACAGATTCTGGGGATACCTGAAAAATCTCCGGTGGTGGTGCTGGTGCGCCATACTTACAGCCGAAACAATAAGATGATTGAGTACCGTAAAACAGTTGGCCGGGCAGATAAATTCAGTTATAAGGCTGAAATCCGTTAG
- a CDS encoding tripartite tricarboxylate transporter permease, producing the protein MMLEFLQYLPDVFTPWNFLVLVLGTVGGLILGATPGLSPTMAVALLIPFTFHMEPATGLILLGAAYTATVAGGAVSAILLSIPGAPANIATTLDGNPLAKQGKATAALHYCFLASFVGGVLGVLVLIFFTPTLSQWALGFGPSHLFWVAILGVTVIGSLGSGSVIKGLFAGFVGLWISTIGYDPVLGVERFNYSEHLGGGINIIAALVGLFAIPQVLSMLTPQDLPGGVTKFAMEAQSIAMSVRDTLVRWKALLVGSVIGVVVGLIPGAGGQIAGLVSYDQTKKMSRDKAKFGKGEPAGVIAAESANNAMVGPSLVPLLTLSVPGSPTAAVLLGGLLIHGLFPGPALFSEHGPVVWTFINSLLVGQLLMCIFGIMISRYSRFVMDIPEYYMAAAITVLAVFGTFSVQNSFSDVFVMMGLGITMYFASKIGFSPSPVVLGIILGPIAETNFLQGQIIAQVGDGMVPYFFGGALNITLVTIVVLSVVYSVFSEMKAKRQLRAAQQADDDGYVVEKEA; encoded by the coding sequence ATGATGCTAGAGTTTTTGCAATACCTTCCGGACGTATTCACGCCCTGGAATTTCCTCGTGCTGGTGCTTGGCACCGTGGGGGGCCTTATCCTCGGGGCGACTCCCGGTCTCAGCCCTACCATGGCGGTAGCGCTGCTTATTCCCTTTACCTTTCATATGGAACCGGCCACCGGTCTGATTCTGTTGGGCGCTGCTTATACCGCGACTGTCGCCGGGGGCGCGGTCAGTGCCATCCTGCTGAGTATTCCCGGTGCACCGGCGAATATCGCCACCACTCTGGACGGTAATCCTCTGGCGAAACAGGGTAAGGCAACCGCAGCCCTGCATTACTGTTTTCTGGCCTCCTTCGTAGGCGGTGTTCTGGGTGTGCTGGTGCTGATTTTCTTCACGCCGACGCTGTCCCAGTGGGCGCTGGGCTTCGGTCCTTCCCATCTGTTCTGGGTGGCTATTCTTGGGGTGACGGTAATCGGTTCACTGGGCTCCGGGTCGGTGATCAAAGGCTTATTTGCCGGGTTTGTGGGGCTGTGGATATCCACCATTGGCTACGATCCGGTGCTGGGGGTGGAGCGCTTTAACTACAGTGAACATCTGGGTGGTGGCATCAATATTATTGCTGCCTTAGTCGGACTGTTCGCGATTCCGCAGGTGCTTTCAATGCTGACCCCCCAGGATCTGCCGGGCGGTGTTACCAAGTTTGCTATGGAAGCCCAGAGTATCGCTATGTCTGTCCGCGATACGCTGGTGCGCTGGAAGGCCCTGCTGGTGGGCAGTGTCATCGGTGTGGTTGTGGGGTTAATCCCCGGTGCCGGCGGGCAGATTGCCGGTCTGGTGTCTTATGACCAGACCAAGAAAATGAGCCGTGATAAAGCGAAATTCGGTAAAGGTGAGCCTGCCGGTGTGATCGCGGCTGAGTCGGCGAATAACGCAATGGTTGGTCCTTCGCTGGTACCGCTGCTGACCCTGAGTGTTCCGGGGTCACCGACAGCCGCAGTGTTGCTGGGCGGTCTGCTGATCCACGGCCTGTTTCCTGGCCCGGCATTGTTCTCTGAGCATGGCCCGGTGGTCTGGACCTTCATTAACTCCCTGCTGGTCGGCCAGCTGCTGATGTGTATTTTCGGCATCATGATCAGCCGTTACAGCCGGTTTGTGATGGATATCCCTGAATACTATATGGCGGCAGCAATCACTGTGCTGGCGGTGTTCGGTACCTTCAGTGTGCAAAACAGCTTCTCAGATGTATTCGTCATGATGGGGCTGGGGATCACCATGTATTTTGCCTCCAAAATCGGCTTCAGCCCTTCGCCGGTGGTGCTGGGCATTATCCTCGGGCCGATTGCTGAGACTAACTTCCTGCAGGGGCAGATCATCGCACAGGTGGGCGACGGTATGGTGCCGTATTTCTTCGGCGGTGCGCTGAATATCACCCTGGTCACCATTGTGGTGCTGTCGGTTGTGTACAGCGTCTTCAGTGAAATGAAGGCCAAGCGACAGCTGCGAGCGGCACAGCAGGCCGATGATGACGGCTATGTTGTCGAGAAGGAGGCCTGA
- a CDS encoding efflux transporter outer membrane subunit, with amino-acid sequence MDFPPPALLIVLTLLLAGCTGSAVRQAPLTETTGLQPEQWATTVSGEQTHTGNQLLALVDDPQLDVLVADALKTNQQLQQTALRIREQRLLTTQTAAAEKPDLNLSLNSQRNKTTVINESHALALNLNWELDVWGRLANASSAAEADTRALQLDYQAARNSLTSRIIQRWIDISLRARIITTLEQRLESLQKTEATITERFQRGLGNLADLEAARASTARTRADLAARQQNQADAKRSLNVLLGRQPQSPLPLFAELAETHLAVAIPLQQLPGEVLAARPDLLAAYERIVAADYNTDVAYKALLPGFSLTASISQSRNRLSDLLSGSNAWSLLGSLTAPLFNAGRLEAGKDIAELQAERAYLAYQQTLLTAVQEVETALSQEYTLQQRQEYLALASRHSDANFIHYQSRYRDGLADILNLLTAEQQAFDDRIALLQIRQARLSNRIVLGLALGMGV; translated from the coding sequence ATGGATTTTCCACCCCCTGCGTTGCTGATCGTGCTGACACTGTTACTGGCCGGCTGTACCGGCTCAGCCGTCAGACAAGCACCGCTGACTGAAACAACCGGCCTGCAACCGGAACAATGGGCAACAACCGTCAGCGGTGAACAAACCCATACCGGCAATCAGCTACTGGCACTGGTGGATGACCCGCAACTGGATGTGCTGGTCGCTGACGCCCTGAAAACCAATCAGCAGTTACAGCAAACTGCACTGCGTATCAGGGAGCAACGGTTGCTCACCACCCAGACTGCTGCGGCAGAAAAGCCGGACCTGAACCTGAGCCTCAACAGCCAGCGCAACAAAACAACGGTGATTAACGAAAGCCACGCACTGGCACTGAACCTGAACTGGGAACTGGATGTATGGGGCCGGCTCGCCAACGCCTCCTCCGCAGCCGAAGCCGACACCCGGGCATTGCAGCTGGACTATCAGGCAGCCCGCAACTCCCTGACATCCAGAATCATTCAGCGCTGGATCGATATCAGCCTGCGTGCCCGGATCATCACTACCCTTGAGCAGCGGCTGGAAAGCCTGCAAAAAACGGAAGCAACCATCACCGAACGTTTCCAGCGCGGGCTGGGCAATCTGGCGGATCTGGAAGCTGCCCGGGCCAGCACGGCCCGTACCCGGGCAGACCTTGCCGCCCGGCAACAGAATCAGGCCGACGCCAAACGCTCCCTGAATGTGCTGCTGGGCCGGCAGCCACAGTCCCCTCTGCCACTGTTCGCAGAGTTGGCAGAAACACACCTGGCCGTGGCCATTCCTCTGCAGCAATTACCGGGGGAAGTACTGGCCGCCCGCCCGGACCTGTTAGCTGCCTATGAACGCATTGTCGCAGCCGACTACAACACAGACGTCGCCTATAAAGCCTTGTTACCCGGATTCAGTCTCACCGCCAGTATCAGCCAGTCCCGGAACAGACTGTCTGACCTGTTATCCGGCAGCAATGCCTGGAGCCTGCTGGGCAGTTTAACCGCTCCGCTGTTCAACGCCGGGCGACTTGAAGCCGGCAAAGACATTGCTGAATTACAGGCTGAGCGTGCTTATCTGGCTTATCAGCAAACCCTGCTGACAGCCGTTCAGGAAGTGGAAACCGCGTTATCTCAGGAATATACATTACAGCAGCGTCAGGAATATCTGGCACTGGCCAGCCGCCATTCTGACGCCAACTTTATCCACTATCAGAGCCGCTACCGGGACGGTCTGGCAGATATTCTCAACCTGCTGACAGCGGAACAGCAAGCCTTTGATGACCGCATCGCCTTACTGCAAATCCGGCAGGCCCGGCTTTCCAACCGTATCGTGCTGGGCCTGGCCCTTGGCATGGGAGTATGA
- a CDS encoding response regulator transcription factor: MTLPKIEILLVEDDIDLASSTADFLALEGITCDHAYNGQAGLKLATENSYQVLVLDLMLPRMDGITLCEKLRQQGTDTPVLMLTARDTLEDKIAGFRAGTDDYLVKPFAMEELAMRIRALAVRRSGQVRKLQVGGLTLNLDSRHASRDGITLKLTPSCWTLLETLMRASPNPVSRKDLEYSLWQDSPPDTNSLKVHMYNLRQQVDKPFAQAMIQTLSQQGFVLRDNNV, encoded by the coding sequence ATGACGCTACCCAAGATTGAAATTTTGCTGGTCGAGGATGATATCGATCTGGCCAGCTCCACCGCCGACTTCCTGGCCCTGGAAGGCATCACCTGCGACCATGCCTACAATGGTCAGGCAGGCCTGAAACTGGCCACAGAAAACAGCTATCAGGTATTGGTTCTCGATCTGATGCTCCCCCGCATGGATGGCATCACCCTGTGTGAAAAACTGCGCCAGCAGGGCACCGACACGCCGGTTCTGATGCTCACCGCCCGGGACACACTGGAAGATAAAATTGCCGGCTTCAGAGCCGGTACCGACGACTATCTGGTGAAACCCTTCGCCATGGAAGAACTGGCCATGCGGATTCGGGCACTGGCGGTACGGCGCAGCGGGCAGGTGCGCAAACTGCAGGTCGGCGGCCTGACACTTAACCTGGACAGTCGCCATGCCAGCCGGGACGGTATCACCCTTAAGCTGACCCCCAGTTGCTGGACACTGCTGGAAACCCTGATGCGCGCCAGCCCGAACCCCGTCAGCCGAAAAGACCTTGAATACAGCCTCTGGCAGGACAGCCCACCAGACACCAACAGCCTGAAAGTCCATATGTATAACCTCCGGCAGCAGGTAGATAAACCCTTTGCACAAGCCATGATTCAGACCCTGTCACAACAGGGCTTTGTATTACGGGATAACAATGTTTAA